A genomic region of Blastocatellia bacterium contains the following coding sequences:
- a CDS encoding DegT/DnrJ/EryC1/StrS family aminotransferase — MRIPLVDLRRQHRTIRKRLHSAIKRVLKSGQFVLGEEVARFEREWAAYCGVPHAVGTASGAAALHLAMLVLGIGPGDEVITVPFTFIATASEITRTGARPVFVDIDPRSYTLDVAKLIEKLEREYYFDERIGHLVNRATLRRLKAIVPVHLYGQMADMRPILELARRYNFRVVEDAAQAHGAEYRGEADSSSVKAGSLGDIGCFSFYPSKNLGACGEAGALVTRNGEWAQRLRRLVNNGRGDGHWHLEEGFNYRLDALQAAILHAKLRYLDRWNERRRELAALYRQKLSDVEEIALPEEMPYARHVYHLFVIRVPDRDRVRQALNEQGIGAAVHYPVPLHLQPAYRHLGYEPGDFPVAEMCARTVLSLPLYPELREKDIARVVRALRQALRARR, encoded by the coding sequence TTGCGGATTCCGCTCGTTGACCTTCGGCGGCAACATCGAACCATCCGAAAGCGCCTCCATTCGGCGATCAAGCGCGTTCTGAAGTCCGGGCAATTCGTCCTGGGGGAAGAGGTCGCGCGTTTCGAGCGGGAGTGGGCCGCCTATTGTGGCGTCCCGCACGCTGTGGGAACGGCTTCGGGCGCTGCGGCCTTACATCTGGCGATGCTCGTCCTCGGCATCGGACCAGGCGATGAGGTCATCACGGTCCCCTTCACCTTCATCGCGACCGCTTCTGAGATCACGCGCACGGGCGCACGCCCGGTCTTCGTGGACATTGATCCGCGCTCCTATACGCTCGATGTCGCCAAACTCATAGAGAAGCTCGAACGCGAATACTACTTCGACGAGCGGATCGGGCACTTGGTGAATCGAGCGACGCTACGGCGGTTGAAGGCGATCGTGCCGGTCCATCTCTATGGTCAAATGGCCGACATGCGACCGATCTTGGAATTGGCGCGGCGCTACAACTTTCGCGTGGTCGAAGATGCTGCGCAAGCGCATGGGGCAGAATATCGCGGCGAGGCGGATTCGTCCTCGGTCAAGGCCGGGAGCTTGGGCGACATCGGCTGCTTCAGTTTTTATCCGAGCAAGAACCTTGGCGCCTGCGGGGAGGCGGGCGCCCTCGTGACGCGAAATGGCGAGTGGGCGCAACGGCTTCGTCGCCTCGTCAACAACGGGCGCGGCGACGGACATTGGCATCTCGAAGAGGGATTCAACTATCGGCTGGACGCTTTACAAGCGGCTATCCTTCACGCGAAGCTTCGGTATCTCGATCGGTGGAACGAACGACGGCGGGAATTGGCGGCCCTCTATCGGCAGAAGCTCTCGGACGTGGAGGAGATCGCGCTTCCCGAAGAGATGCCGTATGCTCGGCACGTCTATCACCTGTTCGTCATTCGCGTCCCCGATCGAGATCGCGTTCGACAGGCGCTGAACGAGCAAGGGATCGGAGCGGCCGTGCACTATCCCGTGCCGCTGCATTTGCAGCCGGCCTATCGCCATCTCGGGTATGAGCCGGGCGATTTTCCCGTCGCCGAAATGTGTGCGCGGACGGTCCTCTCGCTCCCCTTGTATCCCGAGCTGCGGGAGAAAGACATCGCGCGTGTGGTGCGGGCGCTTCGCCAAGCGCTTCGCGCGCGACGATGA
- the mqnC gene encoding dehypoxanthine futalosine cyclase yields MTYWGKMMDDLWKASREIRPILERALAGERLHMEDAVRLLESDDVIALGMAADLVRQRKHPDGVVTYIIDRNVNYTNICIQYCHFCAFYRPPGSPEGYVLPLEELFRKIEETIALGGTGILMQGGLNPYLKIDYYENLLRAIKERYRIHLHCFSPTEIVHIARVSKLSIREVIRRLKAAGLGSIPGGGGEILDDEIRRRIGRKTTTEEWLTVMRIAHEEGLRTTATMVIGFGESLWHRALHLERIRALQDETGGFTAFIPWTYQPENTELGKGGWMEATAVEYLKLLAVSRLYLDNVDHLQVSWLTQGLKVAQVGLRFGADDFGSTIIEENVVTAAGVPRISVSEAEIRRLITDAGFRPQQRDTLYRPVERAEERLADSAR; encoded by the coding sequence ATGACTTACTGGGGGAAGATGATGGACGATCTGTGGAAGGCATCGCGAGAGATCCGTCCGATCCTGGAGCGGGCGCTCGCGGGTGAGCGCCTGCATATGGAAGATGCCGTCCGCCTTTTGGAATCGGACGATGTGATCGCGCTCGGCATGGCGGCGGATCTTGTCCGGCAGCGGAAGCATCCGGACGGCGTGGTCACCTACATCATTGACCGCAACGTGAACTACACGAACATCTGCATCCAGTATTGCCACTTCTGCGCGTTCTATCGTCCGCCGGGATCGCCCGAAGGATATGTGCTCCCGCTCGAGGAGCTGTTTCGAAAGATCGAGGAGACGATCGCCTTGGGGGGAACGGGCATTTTGATGCAAGGGGGGCTGAACCCGTATCTGAAGATCGACTACTACGAGAACCTCCTGCGGGCGATTAAGGAGCGGTATCGGATTCACCTGCATTGCTTCTCCCCGACGGAGATCGTGCACATCGCGCGCGTCTCCAAGCTCTCGATCCGCGAGGTCATTCGCCGATTGAAGGCGGCGGGCTTGGGCTCGATCCCGGGCGGCGGAGGGGAGATCCTGGATGACGAGATCCGCCGTCGGATCGGCCGTAAGACGACGACCGAGGAGTGGCTCACCGTCATGCGCATCGCTCATGAGGAAGGCTTGCGGACGACAGCGACGATGGTCATCGGATTCGGGGAATCGCTCTGGCATCGCGCCTTGCATCTGGAGCGCATTCGCGCACTGCAGGACGAGACGGGTGGCTTCACGGCGTTCATCCCGTGGACCTATCAACCGGAGAACACGGAATTGGGCAAGGGAGGATGGATGGAGGCGACGGCCGTGGAGTATTTAAAGCTGCTCGCCGTCTCGCGCCTCTATCTCGACAATGTGGATCATCTGCAGGTCTCCTGGTTGACGCAAGGCCTGAAGGTCGCGCAGGTCGGATTGCGCTTCGGTGCGGACGATTTCGGCAGCACGATCATCGAGGAGAACGTCGTCACGGCCGCCGGCGTACCGCGCATCTCGGTGAGCGAGGCCGAGATTCGTCGCTTGATCACTGATGCCGGATTCCGTCCGCAGCAGCGCGACACGCTCTATCGTCCCGTCGAGCGTGCGGAGGAGCGCCTTGCGGATTCCGCTCGTTGA
- the aroF gene encoding 3-deoxy-7-phosphoheptulonate synthase, with product MLIVMSTGATDEQIAAVVRKIEQLGFRAHVIPGAQRTAIGVTGNPGPLDPGLFEGMPGVIEAIPVSKPYKLVSREVKPEKTIVRVGEATIGGDELTIIAGPCAVENYEQTMTVAEWVSRLGVKFFRGGAYKPRTSPYSFQGLGEEGLKILAEVRARFGLKIVTEAIDHESADLVERYADVMQIGARNMQNFSLLRRAGQARIPVLLKRGMSATLEELLLAAEYIMAEGNYNVILCERGVRTFAQHTRNTLDLSIVPAVQRVSHLPIIVDPSHGTGRRDKVIPLARAGVAVGADGLMIEVHPDPDRALSDGPQSLTLPMFRDLVEQVREIAALVKRVQQEMAPM from the coding sequence ATGCTTATCGTCATGAGTACGGGGGCAACCGACGAGCAGATCGCCGCTGTCGTCCGCAAGATCGAGCAGTTGGGCTTTCGCGCGCACGTCATTCCGGGAGCGCAGCGCACGGCCATCGGGGTGACGGGGAATCCGGGCCCGCTCGATCCGGGATTGTTCGAAGGGATGCCCGGCGTCATCGAAGCCATCCCCGTCTCCAAGCCGTATAAACTCGTCAGCCGCGAGGTCAAACCCGAGAAGACCATCGTGCGCGTTGGGGAGGCGACCATCGGCGGTGATGAGCTGACCATCATCGCTGGTCCGTGCGCCGTCGAGAATTATGAGCAGACGATGACGGTCGCCGAATGGGTGAGTCGGCTCGGCGTGAAATTCTTTCGAGGGGGAGCGTATAAGCCGCGCACGTCGCCCTATTCGTTTCAAGGGCTCGGCGAAGAGGGGCTGAAGATCCTGGCCGAAGTGCGCGCCCGCTTCGGATTGAAGATCGTGACCGAAGCCATTGATCACGAGAGCGCAGACCTCGTCGAACGTTACGCCGACGTCATGCAGATTGGCGCGCGCAATATGCAAAACTTCAGCTTGCTACGTCGGGCTGGACAAGCGCGTATCCCCGTCCTGCTGAAGCGCGGGATGTCGGCGACCCTGGAGGAGCTGCTGTTGGCGGCCGAATACATCATGGCCGAGGGCAACTACAACGTCATCCTCTGCGAACGCGGTGTGCGCACCTTCGCGCAGCACACGCGCAACACGCTCGATCTCTCGATCGTGCCCGCTGTGCAGCGCGTCAGCCATTTGCCCATCATTGTGGACCCCAGCCATGGGACGGGGCGTCGGGACAAAGTGATCCCCCTCGCGCGCGCGGGCGTCGCCGTCGGCGCCGATGGGCTCATGATCGAGGTGCATCCGGATCCCGATCGCGCGCTCTCGGACGGCCCGCAGTCGCTGACCCTTCCCATGTTCCGCGATCTCGTCGAGCAGGTGCGTGAGATCGCGGCCTTGGTCAAGCGGGTGCAGCAAGAGATGGCGCCAATGTGA
- the rbfA gene encoding 30S ribosome-binding factor RbfA gives MKRYRPERIGELLKEEVSQIISYELKDPQLGLVTITHVKVSRDLRHAKVYVSTLGTPEESRRTVERLNQAAAFIRRQLYPRLHLKTIPELVFHYDETIARAARIDDLLYEEKRTRGESLLASESAAEEPMPGADEPASSSDDTSPQ, from the coding sequence ATGAAACGCTATCGTCCGGAGCGAATCGGCGAACTCCTCAAGGAGGAGGTGAGTCAGATCATCAGCTACGAGCTGAAGGATCCGCAGCTCGGTCTGGTTACGATCACTCATGTGAAGGTGAGCCGTGATCTCCGCCATGCCAAGGTCTACGTGAGCACGCTGGGGACGCCCGAGGAATCCCGACGGACGGTCGAGCGGCTCAATCAAGCCGCTGCGTTCATTCGGCGGCAGCTCTATCCCCGCCTCCATCTGAAGACGATTCCCGAGCTGGTCTTTCACTACGACGAGACGATCGCGCGCGCGGCGCGCATCGATGATCTCTTGTACGAAGAGAAACGGACGCGAGGGGAATCCTTGCTCGCGTCCGAATCGGCGGCCGAGGAGCCAATGCCGGGCGCCGACGAGCCGGCATCATCATCGGACGATACCTCGCCGCAATAG
- the infB gene encoding translation initiation factor IF-2, with the protein MKKIRIYELARELKLEPRRVIEEARQLGFDVSVPSNSLTEEQAEQIRSRHYAKAPEISQIRPRLVKRAKEVVPEQAAVPSPTPKEVPEKPPQREREPVKPDVERVTVGKEVREVSERPERPKIEIEPRMKVMPLKPVAPPPPPTVPQATAESAAAAPAVAPVEETRPTSAPEVAPEPKPRPSKPQVIILRPSSALSSSVTAPAPDLASTVYVPPRDERRRRIRRPMPAPSKKPAPGAETPVPTAAPAPPPVKELKPIRLPETVTVREFAEKLQVAPRDVIQKLVARRIFATINQTLDHDVARELGREFGYEVTFTSFEELIEEQELERLLQSGEEEALLPRAPVVTVMGHVDHGKTTLLDAIRQTRVAEQEAGGITQHIGAYVVSVPDPDDPTQQREIVFLDTPGHEAFTMMRARGAQVTDIVVLVVAADDGVMPQTIEAIEHARAARVPIIVAINKIDKPEANPERVKKALAEHGLLWDGWGGDTVMVEVSAKRRMNLDALLEMIILTADLLELKANPHRKAMGTVLEAKLDRGRGPVATVLVQQGTLRVGDWFVVGATYGRVRALVDDRGRMVQEAGPSRPVEVLGLEAVPQAGDKLMVVEDQAAAERIASARQLELRQARARAAAVTPLEQLYQRLQAGEVKELQIILKADVQGSLEALRQTLEKLSSEKVKINVIRAGVGAITESDVLLAAASRDMQRSALIVGFNVRPEPRARDVAEQEGVEIRLYSVIYKVEEDIRNAMLGLLAPVEKEVTLGRAEVRQVFRIAKVGNVAGCFVQSGVLRRNANARVIRDHVVVYEGTIASLRRFKEDVIEVKEGFECGVALERFNDIKEGDVIEAYVIEKVAPTL; encoded by the coding sequence ATGAAAAAGATACGCATTTATGAGCTGGCCCGAGAGTTGAAGTTGGAGCCGCGCCGCGTGATCGAGGAAGCGCGGCAGCTCGGCTTCGATGTGAGTGTGCCCTCGAATTCCTTGACCGAGGAGCAGGCCGAGCAAATCCGCTCGCGGCATTACGCCAAAGCCCCGGAGATCTCGCAGATTCGACCGCGGTTGGTCAAGCGGGCTAAAGAGGTGGTGCCGGAGCAGGCCGCAGTGCCGAGTCCGACGCCGAAAGAGGTGCCTGAGAAACCCCCGCAGAGAGAACGCGAGCCGGTGAAGCCAGATGTCGAGCGGGTGACTGTCGGCAAAGAGGTGCGCGAGGTCTCCGAGCGCCCGGAGAGACCGAAGATCGAGATCGAGCCGCGTATGAAGGTGATGCCGTTGAAGCCGGTGGCTCCTCCACCTCCGCCGACTGTTCCTCAAGCGACTGCGGAATCGGCGGCCGCGGCGCCAGCGGTCGCTCCTGTCGAAGAGACGCGTCCGACGTCAGCTCCAGAGGTGGCCCCGGAGCCGAAACCGCGTCCCTCCAAGCCGCAGGTCATCATCCTGCGACCCTCAAGCGCGCTGAGTTCCTCAGTGACTGCGCCTGCTCCCGATTTGGCGAGCACCGTCTACGTCCCTCCGCGGGACGAACGCCGACGGCGCATTCGTCGTCCGATGCCCGCGCCTTCGAAGAAGCCGGCGCCTGGCGCAGAGACTCCGGTCCCGACCGCTGCTCCGGCGCCCCCGCCGGTGAAGGAGCTGAAGCCGATCCGGCTGCCGGAAACGGTGACCGTACGCGAGTTCGCTGAGAAATTGCAGGTCGCGCCTCGCGACGTGATCCAGAAGCTCGTGGCGCGGCGCATCTTCGCGACGATCAATCAAACGTTGGATCACGACGTCGCCCGAGAGCTGGGTAGAGAATTCGGCTACGAGGTCACCTTCACCTCCTTCGAGGAGCTGATCGAGGAGCAGGAGCTGGAGCGTCTCCTTCAGTCGGGCGAGGAAGAAGCCCTGCTTCCGCGAGCGCCGGTCGTCACGGTCATGGGACACGTGGATCATGGGAAGACGACGTTGCTGGACGCCATCCGACAAACGCGCGTGGCCGAACAAGAGGCCGGCGGCATCACCCAGCATATTGGCGCGTATGTCGTCTCGGTGCCCGATCCGGATGATCCCACGCAGCAGCGGGAGATCGTCTTCCTCGATACTCCTGGGCACGAAGCGTTCACCATGATGCGCGCGCGTGGCGCGCAGGTGACGGACATCGTCGTTTTGGTCGTCGCCGCCGACGATGGGGTCATGCCGCAGACGATCGAGGCCATCGAGCACGCCCGAGCCGCGCGAGTGCCCATCATCGTCGCCATCAACAAGATTGATAAGCCCGAGGCCAATCCCGAGCGAGTGAAGAAAGCGCTCGCCGAGCACGGACTGCTGTGGGATGGTTGGGGCGGCGATACGGTCATGGTCGAGGTCTCGGCGAAGCGCCGGATGAACCTGGACGCCCTTCTGGAGATGATCATCCTCACCGCTGATCTGTTGGAGCTGAAGGCGAATCCGCATCGCAAAGCGATGGGCACGGTCTTGGAAGCGAAGCTCGATCGCGGACGCGGTCCCGTGGCGACGGTCCTCGTGCAACAAGGGACGTTGCGCGTGGGGGATTGGTTCGTCGTAGGGGCGACCTACGGGCGCGTGCGCGCGCTGGTGGATGATCGTGGGCGCATGGTTCAGGAAGCGGGGCCCTCGCGCCCGGTGGAGGTCCTGGGATTAGAGGCCGTCCCGCAGGCGGGCGATAAGTTGATGGTCGTCGAAGACCAAGCGGCGGCTGAGCGCATCGCCTCGGCGCGACAGTTGGAGCTGCGACAGGCTCGAGCGCGCGCAGCCGCCGTGACGCCGCTTGAGCAGCTCTATCAGCGGTTGCAAGCGGGCGAGGTCAAGGAATTGCAGATCATCCTGAAGGCCGACGTGCAGGGATCGCTCGAGGCGTTGCGGCAGACGCTGGAGAAGCTCTCCAGTGAGAAGGTCAAGATCAATGTCATCCGCGCAGGCGTCGGCGCGATCACCGAGTCGGACGTCTTGCTTGCGGCGGCCTCCCGCGATATGCAGCGCTCGGCGTTGATCGTGGGCTTCAACGTCCGTCCGGAGCCGCGCGCGCGCGATGTCGCTGAGCAGGAAGGCGTGGAAATTCGCCTCTACTCGGTCATCTACAAGGTCGAGGAGGACATCCGCAACGCGATGCTCGGATTGCTCGCTCCGGTGGAGAAGGAGGTGACTCTCGGGCGCGCCGAGGTGCGGCAGGTCTTTCGTATCGCCAAGGTCGGCAATGTCGCGGGATGCTTCGTCCAAAGCGGCGTCCTCCGGCGTAATGCCAATGCGCGCGTCATTCGCGACCACGTGGTCGTCTACGAGGGAACGATCGCCTCGCTCCGTCGCTTCAAGGAGGATGTGATCGAGGTGAAAGAGGGCTTCGAGTGCGGCGTCGCGCTGGAACGGTTCAACGATATCAAAGAGGGGGACGTGATCGAAGCGTATGTGATCGAGAAGGTCGCGCCCACGCTTTGA
- the nusA gene encoding transcription termination factor NusA — protein sequence MANPRSPIAESIELLSREKNLDPEAVITALKEAIRRAYEKQFKATGEDIDVEYNPETGQIEVFARKVVVERVTDPAREISLEEANQLVEGAEVGDLVEIPRPFEGLGRIAAQMAKQTMMQKVREAERQRIYEEYVKRVGELVSGFVKRFEKKGDMIVDLGTVEALLPRSEQSKAERYSVGDRIRAVIKEVHRGAGHQVILSRTAPELIMRLFELEVPEIYDGTVQIKACARDPGERAKIAVASNDPDVDPVGACVGMKGSRVQAVIRELHGEKIDIIEWSENPAKFAASALSPARVNRVQIVDPVARRLEVIVDDDQLSLAIGKQGQNVRLAVKLVGWHIDIRSESELKREVAAQMEQLVSAGGTPLSALEGRLPEVVLEQLKAKGFTTLQQIASTDVDHLAEKLDWSLAQATEVKAAVQAVMEERPLEPASSASPSEERS from the coding sequence ATGGCGAATCCGAGAAGCCCGATCGCCGAGAGCATTGAGCTACTCAGCCGGGAGAAGAATCTCGACCCGGAGGCGGTCATCACGGCTCTCAAGGAAGCCATTCGCCGGGCATATGAGAAGCAGTTCAAAGCCACGGGCGAGGACATTGACGTCGAGTACAATCCGGAGACGGGACAGATCGAGGTCTTCGCTCGGAAGGTCGTCGTCGAGCGCGTGACCGATCCTGCGCGAGAGATCAGCCTGGAAGAAGCGAATCAACTGGTCGAAGGGGCCGAAGTGGGTGACCTGGTGGAGATCCCGCGGCCGTTTGAAGGCTTGGGGCGCATCGCCGCGCAGATGGCCAAACAGACCATGATGCAGAAGGTGCGCGAGGCCGAACGCCAGCGCATCTACGAGGAATACGTCAAGCGCGTCGGCGAGTTGGTCAGTGGTTTCGTGAAGCGGTTCGAGAAGAAGGGGGATATGATCGTGGACTTGGGGACTGTGGAAGCCCTCTTGCCGCGCTCCGAGCAGTCGAAGGCGGAGCGGTATTCGGTCGGCGATCGCATCCGCGCGGTGATCAAAGAGGTTCATCGGGGAGCGGGGCATCAGGTCATCCTCTCGCGCACGGCTCCAGAGCTGATCATGCGGCTCTTCGAACTGGAAGTCCCGGAGATCTATGATGGGACGGTTCAAATCAAAGCGTGCGCCCGAGATCCGGGCGAACGGGCGAAGATCGCTGTGGCCTCGAACGATCCGGATGTGGATCCCGTCGGCGCCTGCGTGGGGATGAAAGGGAGTCGCGTCCAGGCTGTCATTCGCGAGCTGCATGGGGAGAAGATCGACATCATCGAGTGGTCGGAGAATCCGGCGAAGTTCGCGGCCAGCGCGCTGAGTCCGGCTCGGGTGAATCGCGTGCAGATCGTGGATCCGGTGGCGCGTCGCTTGGAAGTGATCGTGGATGACGATCAGCTCTCGCTCGCGATCGGCAAGCAGGGCCAGAACGTGCGTCTGGCCGTGAAGCTCGTGGGTTGGCACATTGACATTCGGAGCGAGTCGGAGCTGAAGCGAGAAGTAGCCGCACAGATGGAGCAATTGGTGTCCGCAGGGGGAACGCCGCTCAGCGCCTTGGAAGGCCGTCTTCCCGAGGTGGTGTTGGAGCAGCTCAAAGCCAAGGGATTCACGACGCTTCAGCAGATCGCCAGCACCGATGTGGATCATCTCGCGGAGAAATTGGATTGGAGTCTCGCTCAAGCGACGGAGGTGAAGGCGGCCGTGCAGGCGGTCATGGAGGAGCGGCCTCTTGAGCCGGCGTCGAGCGCATCCCCATCGGAGGAGCGATCGTGA
- a CDS encoding ribosome maturation factor RimP, producing the protein MGLVERVTEIIEPVIAALGFELVHVEIAGGRRGMILRVLVDKPGGITVDDCARVSERIGVVLDVEDPIPHRYVLEVCSPGIERGLYRRSDFERFAGRLVKIETSEPLEGRRHFVGELLGIEGDEVTVRERELKREVVIPYPKIRKAHLAFEWGKSRAR; encoded by the coding sequence GTGGGTCTTGTCGAGCGCGTGACGGAGATCATCGAGCCGGTCATCGCCGCCCTGGGCTTCGAGCTGGTGCACGTGGAGATCGCCGGGGGGCGACGGGGGATGATCCTGCGCGTCCTCGTGGATAAGCCCGGCGGGATTACGGTGGACGACTGCGCGCGCGTGAGCGAGCGCATCGGGGTCGTGCTGGATGTCGAGGATCCGATTCCGCATCGGTATGTGTTGGAAGTTTGCTCGCCGGGCATCGAGCGGGGATTATATCGCCGGAGCGATTTCGAGCGATTTGCTGGTCGCCTCGTGAAGATCGAGACGTCAGAGCCGCTCGAAGGACGGCGACATTTCGTGGGCGAGTTGCTGGGCATCGAGGGAGACGAGGTGACCGTGCGCGAGCGCGAGCTGAAACGCGAGGTGGTGATCCCTTACCCGAAGATTCGCAAAGCGCATCTGGCGTTCGAGTGGGGGAAATCCCGAGCAAGGTGA
- the ndhC gene encoding NADH-quinone oxidoreductase subunit A produces MLLLQTDPIYAYLPIVVLLFIAILFPVLVLGIGRLLRPMKPEAPKLSPYECGVEPVLDARERFSVRYYIIAMLFLIFDVETVFLFPWAVIYDKLALFGLIEMAIFLGLLIVGYYYAWRKGALEWT; encoded by the coding sequence ATGCTTCTACTGCAAACAGACCCGATCTATGCGTACCTGCCGATCGTCGTGCTCCTCTTCATCGCCATTCTCTTCCCGGTTCTGGTGCTGGGGATCGGACGGTTGCTGCGTCCGATGAAACCCGAGGCGCCGAAACTCTCCCCCTACGAATGTGGCGTGGAGCCGGTCCTGGATGCGCGCGAGCGGTTCTCGGTGCGCTACTACATTATCGCCATGCTCTTTCTGATCTTCGATGTGGAGACGGTTTTCCTCTTCCCCTGGGCCGTCATCTATGACAAGCTGGCACTGTTCGGCCTCATCGAGATGGCCATCTTCCTTGGCCTTCTCATTGTGGGATACTACTACGCGTGGCGAAAAGGAGCATTAGAATGGACGTGA
- a CDS encoding NADH-quinone oxidoreductase subunit B yields the protein MDVNLEEYAQAGGFLTTTVDAVFNWARKSALWPMTFGLACCAIEMMAAGASRFDIDRFGAGVFRPSPRQSDLMIVAGTVTLKMAPIVRRVYDQMPEPKWVIAMGACASVGGPFDSYSTLQGVDRIVPVDVYIPGCPPRPEALLYGLMRLQDKIMREHPSLYIFGRERVVRATPIAESAA from the coding sequence ATGGACGTGAATCTGGAGGAATACGCACAGGCCGGAGGATTTTTGACGACGACCGTAGACGCCGTCTTCAATTGGGCGCGCAAGTCGGCGCTGTGGCCGATGACCTTTGGCCTCGCCTGCTGCGCCATCGAGATGATGGCGGCGGGCGCTTCGCGCTTCGACATTGATCGGTTCGGCGCTGGCGTCTTCCGCCCGAGCCCGCGGCAGTCGGATCTGATGATCGTTGCTGGGACCGTCACATTGAAGATGGCGCCCATCGTGCGCCGCGTCTATGATCAGATGCCCGAACCCAAATGGGTCATCGCTATGGGTGCGTGCGCCAGCGTCGGCGGCCCCTTCGATTCGTATTCGACCCTGCAGGGTGTGGATCGGATCGTTCCTGTGGACGTGTACATTCCGGGATGCCCGCCGCGCCCTGAGGCGTTGCTCTACGGTCTCATGCGTCTTCAGGACAAGATCATGCGCGAGCATCCGAGCCTCTATATCTTCGGCCGCGAGCGCGTCGTGCGCGCCACGCCCATTGCGGAATCAGCAGCATGA
- a CDS encoding SAM-dependent methyltransferase yields MRPLEEKLKARIREAGPIPFRDFMHAALYDPEHGYYMRRARIGRHGDYVTSAHLHPIFGELLAEKFLALLRDLTPPWTLLEWGAGTGRLAADVLAAFDRKPEARSIRYLICEISPHLREEQRRLLGNRPNVAWVSEGDLEAERFTGLIFSNELLDAFPVHRVLRARGEWRELYVTVRGETFAWTLGELTRPEIAQYFEEIGIELEEGQIADVAIDIVPWLQRVAAILQEGYVVTIDYGDTAGRLYGRAHPMGTLRCFYRRQLVSDPFQHVGEQDITASVDFTLVERAGRAVGLEVVEFTSQREFLLKLGLLERASAWMQCATSSTEALTARLALKHFLVPSDLGETFKVLVQKRRCSTMVRGTEMA; encoded by the coding sequence ATGCGGCCGCTCGAGGAGAAGCTCAAGGCGCGCATCCGGGAGGCAGGGCCGATTCCCTTCCGGGATTTCATGCACGCCGCGCTCTATGATCCCGAACACGGATATTACATGCGGCGCGCCCGGATCGGCAGGCACGGGGATTATGTGACGAGCGCCCATTTGCATCCGATCTTCGGAGAGCTTCTAGCGGAGAAATTTCTCGCCCTGCTTCGCGACCTGACGCCACCCTGGACGCTGCTGGAATGGGGAGCGGGAACGGGACGATTGGCTGCGGATGTGCTCGCCGCTTTCGATCGGAAACCAGAGGCGCGTTCGATCCGCTATCTGATCTGCGAGATCAGTCCTCATCTTCGAGAGGAACAGCGACGGCTCTTGGGGAACCGACCTAATGTCGCGTGGGTGAGCGAAGGCGACTTGGAGGCGGAGCGCTTCACCGGCCTCATTTTCTCGAACGAACTGCTTGACGCCTTCCCCGTTCATCGCGTCCTGCGAGCACGCGGAGAATGGCGCGAACTCTACGTGACGGTGCGCGGCGAGACGTTCGCCTGGACGCTCGGTGAGTTGACCCGTCCCGAGATCGCGCAGTATTTTGAGGAGATCGGGATCGAACTGGAGGAGGGACAGATCGCCGATGTGGCGATAGACATCGTCCCGTGGCTACAGCGCGTGGCGGCGATCTTGCAAGAGGGATATGTGGTGACGATTGATTACGGGGATACGGCCGGTCGGCTGTACGGCCGCGCGCATCCGATGGGGACGCTGCGCTGTTTCTACCGCCGTCAGCTCGTCTCCGATCCATTCCAGCATGTCGGAGAGCAGGACATCACGGCGAGCGTGGACTTCACATTGGTCGAGCGCGCGGGCCGAGCTGTCGGTCTCGAGGTCGTGGAGTTCACGAGCCAGCGCGAATTTCTCTTGAAGCTCGGGCTTTTGGAGCGGGCGAGCGCGTGGATGCAATGCGCCACTTCTTCCACTGAGGCATTGACCGCACGACTCGCGCTCAAGCACTTCCTCGTACCGAGCGATTTGGGCGAGACCTTCAAGGTCCTCGTGCAAAAGAGGCGCTGCTCGACGATGGTTCGAGGGACGGAAATGGCGTAA